TTGAGGCAAGCGAGGATGGGCTTCGACTTGGTTAAGTGCCGGTCTTACCCTacactctttgaaaagtcgCTGGATGTATTCAATAGGAAAGTTGGATACACCTATTGCTTTTACGCGGTGGTCCGTTGGATCGAGATAAATCTTTTCCATTTGCTTGTACGTTTCAATCCAATCAGCGTCCAAGTTATAATCTGGCTCTCCGTCAGGCTTCTCCGGGTTTCTTGCCAGTCCACAGACACCATGTTCGTCCTTCTGCTTGTTGTAGCAAAGTGGCCAATGCTGTAACCACATATCGATGTAGCCAACACCCAAGCTCGCCAAGGTTTGCTGCAAAGAACGCTCAGCTTCATCCCACATAACCGGCCAAACCTTGCTTGTTATGAAAAGATCCTCCCTTTTGATGACGCCTTCTTCAATCAGCTCCTTAATAGCGGCTCCAACAAAAGGCTCTGTGCCATACGCCCACGCCGTATCTATTTGTCTGTAACCTGCCTTGACAGCCGCCTTGACAGCCTGCTTCGTCTCAGCAAGCTTCTCAGGAGGATTTGCGGTACCTAAGCCAAATGCCGGCATCCTGGTACCATTGTTAagcaaaaatgaaatttctgtGCTTCTTGGATGTAGTGCGCCCGTCATTTCCAGCCTCTTTATAAGTTAACCAATTACTCACTCGCCGTACCCTTGGGCTAGATTCTAAACTTCGATAAAATTCTGCTGAATATCAATTGGTTTATATACTTGTTATTTGCAGCTAAACTCAAAGGATGCATGCCTTTGCGATTATTTAATCTTCTTTTACCTTCGCGCGTGTTGGTTTATCGCGCACCCCTGTACGTCAGATTATCGCGCCGAATTGCTGCAACAGCAACGAGAAGTCAATTATCACCGGTTCAGCTGCTTTTTATCTCCTAGCTGTTGAAGCTGGCACGTATGCTAAACACTAACGTCGACCGAAACAATCATATCGATTGAAACAATAATATCAACCAAAACTTTAACTCTACAGGTAGTTCGACCGATAAAATAACGTTACGAAACAGGAATTCCGCGACCGGGTTTCACATGAAAGGAACTGCGCTTAGTGGACGTAAACATCTCATCACAAAAGGGTCTCTTTTACGTAGTTCAGGTACTTATCGTTCGTGGCCGTTGACTCTTGGGCTAGCTTGCGTAAGAGGTCCTGTATTTTCTGTTGGCTTTTCTCTTCCGACAGCTTTGTGGGATCGGTCAAGCCTTCCTCTTCGAGAGTAGAAACCCACTGCTTCAACAGAGCCTTCAGGCGTTCACTGCCCTCATTGATCTCCGAAGTAGTAAGCTTGGGTTTCTTGTCGTCTTTGTTGTATTGCTTGAGCTCTT
The genomic region above belongs to Zygotorulaspora mrakii chromosome 8, complete sequence and contains:
- the ARA1 gene encoding D-arabinose 1-dehydrogenase (NAD(P)(+)) ARA1 (similar to Saccharomyces cerevisiae ARA1 (YBR149W); ancestral locus Anc_3.108) produces the protein MTGALHPRSTEISFLLNNGTRMPAFGLGTANPPEKLAETKQAVKAAVKAGYRQIDTAWAYGTEPFVGAAIKELIEEGVIKREDLFITSKVWPVMWDEAERSLQQTLASLGVGYIDMWLQHWPLCYNKQKDEHGVCGLARNPEKPDGEPDYNLDADWIETYKQMEKIYLDPTDHRVKAIGVSNFPIEYIQRLFKECRVRPALNQVEAHPRLPQLEMMKFCHENGMLMTAYSPLGSHGAPNIKLPLVQELSKKYDSSPNDILTSYHIRQGNIVIPRSLNPTRISSNIQFVALSAEDISRLNDIGVQDPKRYVDEKWNVIVPGFTGAGPAL